From the genome of Acropora palmata chromosome 8, jaAcrPala1.3, whole genome shotgun sequence:
CGCAGTACTGGGGTCTAATCTCGAATCAAATGCCCACGATCCTTTGGTCAGCGTCTTAGTGATGAAAAAATATTCTGTTATTACATTAATTGGAGTGAATTATAATTCAACGAATTCCTAGAACGAATTCGAACCTGTAAActgcaaaaattaattctttccCAAGTGAATATAACGACGACAAAAATAAAGTCAGATTTCTTCTTGGAAATCTTCGATAGTCTTCTGATATCTTCGGAAATCTTCGTCAGTTTTCGGAAATCTTGAAACAATTGGGAATTGTTGGAAAATGGCGAAAAACTCCGTGATATACTAAACATATTATATTGGCCTTTTTGGGGcccgttttgtttctttctggaaaaaaattactgatACAGTGAATTGAAATGGctaaaatttaactttttCATGTTACACGGGCAAAAAATTGAGTCTTAATCTTACACACCTGCTGTCCTCCCAGACTTTTATAAACCCAAATCATTTATTTCGGAGAACTTGAACAGACGTGACCTTTGGAACCCTGGAGACTCGTACATAATTTCAACATCAAGCCAAACAAGACTGTcacaattcaagttttttaaGTTGTCTGCCTATAACGCTAACCAGAGCAAAGGCAAAGGTTCTGTTGTATGTGACTGGGTCAAGAATGGTTTTCGTCCTACCAAAGCCTTTCTATTATGTTATTTGATACCCaatgcaaatatttttccaaGCTGTTGCCAACTCTGATCCCTCCaacaaagacattttttttacacaactcaaaagaaatgaaagccATATTTTCGTGCAGTGGTGGCTAGTGATTCCGATGCTCAAATATACTcttgttatttacaggatGCAATGATgtttgtaatttttacgtgGACACCGGAGCTGTGTTGAGATGCAGAAGCATTGAAGTTGACCTCAACAACCAAGGAGTTGTATTCATTAACGGTACGGTCACCAGTCGATCTTGTGGTGAAGGTAAATGtctgacaataaaaataaacagtgGGGAACTTCACATTGGAATAGACGGGGTTTTGGGCCAAGAAGTCAATGCCACAggaattgccaaaaatgaaaatctgaCAAAGAAATTGGAAGTCGTAATTGCGCATGGCAATTTGACAAACTTCGGAACACTATGTGCTCAAAATTATCTCACGTTGACATGCAAAAACATCATGTTATGCTCAGATTCGAAACATGACACCGCTCAGCGTGGCTTTAAAAGTTTCATTTCGCTGCAGAAAGACTTGGGGCTTCTATCAGACATCACCCAACGTCCAAAGACCAGTTCTTCCCTTAATGATTCTCGAATTTTGCAAGCAGTTAAGATGCTCGATTCATCAAACTTCGTATTTGTCGTGAATGAAGAAGTGGATCCAGCGGCTAAAGTCAACGGGAGAAGCATTGCATCAGAATTTAATGTGAAATGTGGGGAATGGAAAGACGAATTTGACAAAGACAAGAGTGAAAAAGAAGTTATTCGTGGGGGACTGATGACGTGCAAGTGGAGACATGGCGTCATTCGATCATCCTTGATCTCCTGCATTGTAAAGGAAGACATCCATGACTGTTCCCAGCTGcaagggaaaaaaatccattttaatGTTGGTGGATCTGTAACAGTTGTCAAGCCATGGACATGGCTCTGCGGAAATTTACGTGGCCTTGTCAGAGgcgatttcttgtttttcgaCAACGCAATCTTGGAAAGATTCGACCAATTGTACGTCCTTAGACACGTCAGAATCTTTGAGACATCCATCGTTTGGATAAGAATGGGTGGAAAATTACACACTGGTGAGGTCTTTGAGAACAACAGCATAGTTGTCAGTGACGGTGATCTTGCTTTGGACCTCGGCCAGTTAAAGCAAGGCAGTGAAGCGAACATGATCAGCAAAGGAGATCTTCTATTAGTTTTTCGAGATGGTGTTGAAAATAGCTGGTTTGGCTGTGTTCTTGTGCTACAACATTTCTTCATTCAGCTAGAGAGAAAAGTTTCCTGTGATGCTTCTTGCATTGCCAAAGAATGCGATGTCGAGTTTTTTAAAAGAGATGCTCAGCTGCTTGTCAATCGGACTTTCGTCGTGGAAGAGGGAAGTTTGAATCTAAAGGCCACTGATGTAAGCCAGGTTACCAACTTCATCGTGCAGGGTGAATTGCATGCTGAAGGAATTAATGGTATTACAGCCTCTGTTTGCACACGATTTGGTGCAGTTGTTGATCTCAAATGTTCCCCGAAAGACCGACCAAAGCAAAATACAATAGATGTCATTACAAGATCTCTGGAAATCAGCGTCGACTCCGTCATGTTATGCAATGATCATCAAGAGAAAGCGAATAAGGACATCTTTGGCGACTCAGACATTGCAAACAACGTCTCCGCTGAGGACGTTATCTCAGTGAATGGCAACCTGACAGCGTTCGGAACACTTTTGAACATTCAGTCCAAGGTTTTCAACAACAGTGGTATGGTAAAACTGTCTCCTGCCAGCACCAATATGATCTCAGAAGCAAGTTTGCTAAGCATTAATAGCAAGGAAGAAACCGTGAATGCGGGAGTTATCGAATGCGATGGGAGCATGCATCTAAAAGCGGAGAATTTGTTCAATGAAAGAGGAATCCTGAAATCGCCCAATATGAATGTCGCAATCCATTCTAATGGTGCGGCAACATTAGGTGGCCGCATTTACGTCGACAAATACTTCATTGTTATCTCTCAATCGCAGAACGCCCTGTCCTTTTCTGCATTGGGGGGGAAAGATGAAAGCAAAGAAGGATTTGTTCTACCAGACCAGTTTGAAGTCAGTTGTGTTAAAAGTCGATTGCTGATTGACTCCGCCATTGCCAAATCAGAGAGCAATATCGAGCCTGAATGCATTTTCAGACTGTGTAAATGCTTGAAGTTGCGTAAAGAATGTGATCTGGGACAGTTCTTAGTTGAATTCCACGGAAATGAAGATATCGTCAGTAAAGAAATGAACAAGTCAGTGCTTTCAGTCGAAGATTCTCTCCAAGCAAATCGTCTCTGGTGTGCAGCCGCCAATACGCCCATGAAAGAACGCCTTTTCATTGAGGGTCCAAACAAGATGACTATCATTTATGAAATCAAAGTTGATGAATCAATTGAGGAGATTGTATTTGACACAATCAATCCCCTTAAATGCTCTCACGCTTCCGTTGATTGTCATTTGGCAGTCATTCAAAGCCAAATCGAGTGTGTTGATATCACAGCAAAAGCACTTCATATTCCAGGAACATTGAGATGTACCCAGCCAGCCACGAGAGAAAAATCATCAACCATCGTCGTAGAGAATACGATATCGTCCACTGGCAGGTTGGAATGTGTAGGATCTGTGGAAGTTAGTGTGGGAAAGTCCTTTGAGCAGGAGCAGGCGGAATCTGGGGGAATATATATCTTTCAAAGCTTAAAGATAGTCACAGGGGAGAATGGTACCGTTTCGCTGAAAGGATTAACCAGAGGGGAATTGGATTCGTTGACGTTGTTGGAAATTGAAGCCCAGAACATTGACATTTCGGGAAGTTTGACGGAAGTATCAACTGTGACAATTGTCGCAGATAAAGATTTGCATCTCACCAGGGGGGGCAAAATCAATTCATGTGAGTCAGTAGAAATGACAGGAGAGTGGATTACAACGGCTGGCTCAATAGAAGAATTCAGCCATCTTCACATACAACCATGGGCAATTCTGAACTCTGGTCAAATAGAATCGCTTCGGGAAGCTTGTGAAGTTACCTTATCCTCGGACCTTGCCTTGGTCAACAGTGGAATTTGCAGGGGCCAGGTAACCTCCCTGGAAGCACCATTCTTATTAAGCCTTCCAGGCGATGAGATTACCGATGTAAACGATGTGACGAAGTGTGAACTGGTTGGGCGAGACAACATTAAACTTGAAAGTATCACGTGTTTCCTTGGGGGCTCTGCCCTAAAATCGAACAAACGGATCGAAAACAACACGGTTctgcttttcaagtttctggCCTACGTAGCGTGCATACCCGACGCGAAAAGCGTCGAAGCGTGGTCAAAAGCTGGAGAATGGCTGAAGAATATTCAGAAAGAGTACGAGGCAAACAAAGACAGCCAGTCGTCTAAATCATTGGCATCCTTGAGCCGAAGTGCTATGCAAAGCGCAGAAATCAGCTTGCGACTCGGCCAAATGTACAATATGGTGAATAACTTTGTTGCAGAAGTTATGAAGAACGGCATTGAGTCTTTTGACGTACCAAAACTGGTTTTCATCATTACAAGCGAGGGCGATAGATACATGAAGGTAAACGTcctgaaggaaaaattattgGCAATCCCACGAAAGGCAAGAAAGATGCGAGAATTGATAAAGAAACGAGGAATGAAGGCGTTGAAATCAATGAAGGAAAGATTTGGCTTTTctgaatcaaagaaaagtaATCAAGAAGATGGTATTCACGAATCTGGCTCTTACTGTTTTGGAGAGGGTGTCACGTTCACAGATTCATTCTATGAAGCACTCTTTGATGAAGTATTCTGCGACAGTGGTGCTCAATTTGCTGGAGATATTGCTGTTGCAtctaaagaaatttttttgagCAAAAGGGAAAAGAGAGCTATTGCAATGCTGCTTTGCGCGGATGAAACGTGCAGTGTGGGTGACATTGCCAGCACTTCTTTGGACATAAAATCATCCCGGGGAAAAGTTCAACTTGTTGGAAAAGTTGAATCAGACAAAGCAACGATTGAAGCTAAGTCGGACATTGGTCTGGCTTATCATGACAAAAGAGGAGGGAGGGCAAAGGCAGATCACAAGTTCAAGAGCATTACGATGAAAACCAGCAAAATCTACGAGGTTAATAGTTTTTTGAAGGGCGAAGGAGTGTATGAAGATTTAAGGATCTCCGATCAACTCGGCTTGGTGTTGTCGGATCAAGATGTAGTTCTTTCAAGCTGTAACCTTAATCATGGGTACGGGCTCAATCTTAAGGCGAGGTCAGTTAGTATTGACAAATCTAGCCTTAGATTTGACAAAGGAGCATCAATATCATCAGATCAAACGCTCAATGTCAGAGACTCATCAGTCACGTCTCAAAACTCTGTCTTGTTGAAGTCTGGTGAAGGAAATGTCAACTTCGATTCGTCAAGCCTCGAAGCTGGAGGCTTTGCAGCTCTAGTATCAACTAAAGGATCAGTTTCGGTGGCTGCTGGTTCAGTCTCTGGTGAGAAAGGTGCCGTTGTGAAGGCGAAGAAGGACGTAATCATTGATGCCATAGAAACGAGACACAGCATTTCTTCGTCGGATAGGGGTTTCTTTAGCTCCTCAGAAGATGCAACGTCGTATTCCACTATTGCAAAATCGAGTATCTCTTCCTCGTCTGGAAGTGTATCGATTGAATCAGAAGAGGGAAAGATCAAAGCGACAGCCACAGAAATCAAGGCAGCCACAAACATCACCATTTCAGCGAAGGAAGATGTCGTTATCCAAGACAAAGTGACTGTTCGAGAAGAAGAGCATGTGAGGAGCAACTGGTTcagaagaaaggaaacaagACGAAGAATAGAGGAGCAGCATTGCTCCTCAGTAAATTCTGGTGGATCACTTACTGTTTTATCCAGAGATTCTAATGTGACTACGATTGGAACTAATTATTCGGTCAGTGGCGACATGATGCTTAAAGCCGCTGGTTATGTCTTGTGTGAGGACAGGATACTATCACAATCAGAGGAGGTTCAGTCAAGTGGATTATCACTCTCCGTAGAAAATGGTCTATCGTTTGGGCAAAAATCTGAACGAATGATGCAGCAGCGTTTAGCTGGGTGTACCATGAAAGTTGGTGGCAACTTGTCTGTTTCAGCAAAAAACTTTGACGTGAAAAATGCAATGGGTATGGACGTTGGAAATATGCTTATCGATGCCGAGCACGTTAACTTTGAAGGAGCAGAATTGAATAATTCGTATTCTTCTAAAGAATGGTCGGTCGGATTTGGAATTCAGTCACCGTGTACATTGAATGTAACCGTGGGAAATGCTTGCTCAAAACAGAAGCAAGTTGTCAATCAAGGCATCACTGTTCGAGGAAGAACTCATTTCACTAAAGCACAAAATGTGAATTTGACTGCATGTAACCTAGAAACTGGTGCCATTACTGGAAACATTGAGAATTTGCGTGTCATTTCCAAGCAGAGTGAAATAGAAGCGTTCGAGAACACAACAAGTGTTGGCTTCGCCATTGGTCCAAGATTTCCTATTCCCGAAAAGTTCGGTTACAGCCAGAGTTCGGAGGTTGGGAAGTTCGTAGAAAAGGCAAGCGGCATCCATTGCAGTGGACCAATAAAAGAACAAGACTTCAAAGTCGGTTCTCTAAACCTCAAAGGCTCATCATTTACGGCTGATGCAGATATTggaaattttgcaaagaagaTTATCTCAGAAAAAGTTTCCAGCTACCGATCACAGTCCTCGGTGGGATTCTCCTTGGGTGTCAATAAAACCGGAATGGACGTGGGGCTGAGTacaagcaaaaaatcaatggCCATGGAACACCAAGGAACAATTGCATCCTCTTCAGGAATTGTTTCGGAAGAAATAAAGAGGTCCGTTAATACAGACTACAGTAGACACGCAAGGATCACCCATATGCACAAGTCGGCATTTGGATTAAACCTTAAGCTAGCGAAAGACGGTGTTGGCGCAGGGGTTCAGGTAAATGATAAAGGCGCAGGAGTTTTtgcttcaaaagaaaaaattggagGCCACGCGCAGTGTGGAGAAAAAGGCTTTGCTCTATCAGGTGGTAAATCAGGGGTCTCAGGgtctttccaaaatggcgagaaTAGCATCGGTCTTGGCCTCTCAAAGGAGCACCTTGAAATAAATGTCAAATCCGAAGACACTGCTATTGGTACATCACTAGGGAAAGGAGGGATATCTGGATCTGTCCAAcataaaaattttgcaatggGCGGCTCCTTGTCTAAAAATTCGAAATCAATTCAAATGAGTGCTGGTGATCTCAAGACTGGGTTTAGTCGAGAGAAAAACAGCAAGACAGGCGAAAAGACCACTTCCGCAAACATTCAAGCCAAAGATTTTAAACTTGTTGGTTCAACATCaaagaattcaaagtcactcgATTTTGCGGCTGGTGATGTCAAAACTGGCtttaagcaagagaaaaacagggatacaggcaaaaaaaacacttttgccAGTGTTCAAGTCAAAGATCTTAAACTTGCTGGTTCAACATCGAAGAATTCGAAATCACTCAACTTTGCAGCTGGAGACGTAAAGACTGGATTTAAGCGAGAGAAAAACAGGGATACAGGCGAAAAGACCACTTCTGCCAATGTTCAAGTCGCAGATCTTACACTTGCTGGTTCAACatcgaagaattcaaaatcactcgactttgctgctggtgatgtgaaaactggatttaagcaagagaaaaacagggatACAGGCGAAAAGACCACTTCTGCCAATGTTCAAGTCGGAGATGTTACACTTGCTGGTTCAACatcgaagaattcaaaatcactcgactttgctgctggtgatgtgaaaactggatttaagcaagagaaaaacagggatacaggcgaaaagaccacttctgccaatgttcaagtcgcagatcttacacttgctggttcaacatcgaagaattcaaagtcactcgactttgctgctagtgatgtgaaaactggatttaagcaagagaaaaacagggatacaggcgaaaagaccacttctgccaatgttcaagtcgcagatgttacacttgctggttcaacatcgaagaattcaaaatcactcgactttgctgctggggatgtgaaaactggatttaagcaagagaaaaacagggatacaggcgaaaagaccacttcggccaatgttcaagtcgcagatcttacacttgctggttcaaggtcgaagaattcaaagtcactcgACTTTGCTGCTGGTGATGTGGAAACTGGatttaagcaagagaaaaacagggatacaggcgaaaagaccacttctgccaatgttcaagtcgcagatgttacacttgctggttcaacatcgaagaattcaaaatcactcgactttgctgctggtgatgtgaaaactggatttaagcaagagaaaaacagggatacaggcgaaaagaccacttctgccaatgttcaagtcgcagatgttacacttgctggttcaacatcgaagaattcaaaatcactcgactttgctgctggggatgtgaaaactggatttaagcaagagaaaaacagggatacaggcgaaaagaccacttcggccaatgttcaagtcgcagatcttacacttgctggttcaaggtcgaagaattcaaagtcactcgactttgctgctggtgatgtgaaaactggatttaagcaagagaaaaacagggatACAGGCGAAAAGACCACTTCTGCTAATGTTCAAGTCGCAGATCTTACACTTGCTGGTTCAACatcgaagaattcaaaatcactcgactttgctgctggtgatgtgaaaactggatttacgcaagagaaaaacagggatACAGGGGAAAAGACCACTTCTGCCAATGTTCAAGTCGCAGATGTTACACTTGCTGGTTCAACatcgaagaattcaaaatcactcgactttgctgctggtgatgtgaaaactggatttaagcaagagaaaaacaaggatACAGGCGAAAAGACCACTTCTGCCAATGTTCAAGTCGCAGATCTTACACTTGCTGGTTCAACatcgaagaattcaaaatcactcgactttgctgctggtgatgtgaaaactggatttaagcaagagaaaaacagggatACAGGCGAAAAGACCACCTCTGCCAATGTTCAAGTCGCAGATCTTACACTTGCTGGTTCAACATCgaagaattcaaagtcactcgACTTTGCTGCTGGTGATGTGAAAACTGGATTTACGCAAGACAAAAACAGAGATACAGGCGAAAAGACCACTTCGGCCAATGTTCAAGTCGCAGATGTTACACTTGCTGGTTCAACatcgaagaattcaaaatcactcgactttgctgctggtgatgtgaaaactggatttaagcaagagaaaaacagggatacaggcgaaaagaccacttctgccaatgttcaagtcgcagatgttacacttgctggttcaacatcgaagaattcaaagtcactcgACTTTGCTGCTGGTGATGTGAAAACTGCATTTaggcaagagaaaaacagagaTACAGGGGAAAAGACCACTTCTGCCAATGTTCAAGTCGCAGATGTTACACTTGCTGGTTCAACATCgaagaattcaaagtcactcgactttgctgctggtgatgtgaaaactggatttaagcaagagaaaaacagggatACAGGCGAAAAGACCACTTCGGCCAATGTTCAAGTCGCAAATGTTACACTTGCTGGTTCAACatcgaagaattcaaaatcactcgactttgctgctggtgatgtgaaaactggatttaagcaagagaaaaacagggatacaggcgaaaagaccacttctgccaatgttcaagtcgcagatcttacacttgctggttcaacatcgaagaattcaaagtcactcgactttgctgctagtgatgtgaaaactggatttaagcaagagaaaaacagggatacaggcgaaaagaccacttctgccaatgttcaagtcgcagatgttacacttgctggttcaacatcgaagaattcaaaatcactcgactttgctgctggtgatgtgaaaactggatttaagcaagagaaaaacagggatacaggcgaaaagaccacttcggccaatgttcaagtcgcagatcttacacttgctggttcaaggtcgaagaattcaaagtcactcgACTTTGCTGCTGGTGATGTGGAAACTGGatttaagcaagagaaaaacagggatacaggcgaaaagaccacttctgccaatgttcaagtcgcagatgttacacttgctggttcaacatcgaagaattcaaaatcactcgactttgctgctggtgatgtgaaaactggatttaagcaagagaaaaacagggatacaggcgaaaagaccacttctgccaatgttcaagtcgcagatgttacacttgctggttcaacatcgaagaattcaaaatcactcgactttgctgctggggatgtgaaaactggatttaagcaagagaaaaacagggatacaggcgaaaagaccacttcggccaatgttcaagtcgcagatcttacacttgctggttcaaggtcgaagaattcaaagtcactcgactttgctgctggtgatgtgaaaactggatttaagcaagagaaaaacagggatACAGGCGAAAAGACCACTTCTGCTAATGTTCAAGTCGCAGATCTTACACTTGCTGGTTCAACatcgaagaattcaaaatcactcgactttgctgctggtgatgtgaaaactggatttacgcaagagaaaaacagggatACAGGGGAAAAGACCACTTCTGCCAATGTTCAAGTCGCAGATCTTACACTTGCTGGTTCAACATCgaagaattcaaagtcactcgactttgctgctggtgatgtgaaaactggatttaagcaagagaaaaacagggatacaggcgaaaagaccacttctgccaatgttcaagtcgcagatgttacacttgctggttcaacatcgaagaattcaaaatcactcgactttgctgctggtgatgtgaaaactggatttaagcaagagaaaaacaaggtTACAGGCGAAAAGACCACTTCTGCCAATGTTCAAGTCGCAGATCTTACACTTGCTGGTTCAACatcgaagaattcaaaatcactcgactttgctg
Proteins encoded in this window:
- the LOC141889763 gene encoding uncharacterized protein LOC141889763, whose amino-acid sequence is MVNPGNMTTLQVFVKSCSATTGWLETDRGGSVTAHIPVEKHENLIRIQNKFAGWKVELSLAHPGFGKPYLMLLTNEKGDVIKLSIVPQKDFVWTFLNDCKFKSVQHFTLVGPNITTRRSQIDKTTSGMKLELESYGTLRISSHPLQVKEVSAIVVPKEGCNDVCNFYVDTGAVLRCRSIEVDLNNQGVVFINGTVTSRSCGEGKCLTIKINSGELHIGIDGVLGQEVNATGIAKNENLTKKLEVVIAHGNLTNFGTLCAQNYLTLTCKNIMLCSDSKHDTAQRGFKSFISLQKDLGLLSDITQRPKTSSSLNDSRILQAVKMLDSSNFVFVVNEEVDPAAKVNGRSIASEFNVKCGEWKDEFDKDKSEKEVIRGGLMTCKWRHGVIRSSLISCIVKEDIHDCSQLQGKKIHFNVGGSVTVVKPWTWLCGNLRGLVRGDFLFFDNAILERFDQLYVLRHVRIFETSIVWIRMGGKLHTGEVFENNSIVVSDGDLALDLGQLKQGSEANMISKGDLLLVFRDGVENSWFGCVLVLQHFFIQLERKVSCDASCIAKECDVEFFKRDAQLLVNRTFVVEEGSLNLKATDVSQVTNFIVQGELHAEGINGITASVCTRFGAVVDLKCSPKDRPKQNTIDVITRSLEISVDSVMLCNDHQEKANKDIFGDSDIANNVSAEDVISVNGNLTAFGTLLNIQSKVFNNSGMVKLSPASTNMISEASLLSINSKEETVNAGVIECDGSMHLKAENLFNERGILKSPNMNVAIHSNGAATLGGRIYVDKYFIVISQSQNALSFSALGGKDESKEGFVLPDQFEVSCVKSRLLIDSAIAKSESNIEPECIFRLCKCLKLRKECDLGQFLVEFHGNEDIVSKEMNKSVLSVEDSLQANRLWCAAANTPMKERLFIEGPNKMTIIYEIKVDESIEEIVFDTINPLKCSHASVDCHLAVIQSQIECVDITAKALHIPGTLRCTQPATREKSSTIVVENTISSTGRLECVGSVEVSVGKSFEQEQAESGGIYIFQSLKIVTGENGTVSLKGLTRGELDSLTLLEIEAQNIDISGSLTEVSTVTIVADKDLHLTRGGKINSCESVEMTGEWITTAGSIEEFSHLHIQPWAILNSGQIESLREACEVTLSSDLALVNSGICRGQVTSLEAPFLLSLPGDEITDVNDVTKCELVGRDNIKLESITCFLGGSALKSNKRIENNTVLLFKFLAYVACIPDAKSVEAWSKAGEWLKNIQKEYEANKDSQSSKSLASLSRSAMQSAEISLRLGQMYNMVNNFVAEVMKNGIESFDVPKLVFIITSEGDRYMKVNVLKEKLLAIPRKARKMRELIKKRGMKALKSMKERFGFSESKKSNQEDGIHESGSYCFGEGVTFTDSFYEALFDEVFCDSGAQFAGDIAVASKEIFLSKREKRAIAMLLCADETCSVGDIASTSLDIKSSRGKVQLVGKVESDKATIEAKSDIGLAYHDKRGGRAKADHKFKSITMKTSKIYEVNSFLKGEGVYEDLRISDQLGLVLSDQDVVLSSCNLNHGYGLNLKARSVSIDKSSLRFDKGASISSDQTLNVRDSSVTSQNSVLLKSGEGNVNFDSSSLEAGGFAALVSTKGSVSVAAGSVSGEKGAVVKAKKDVIIDAIETRHSISSSDRGFFSSSEDATSYSTIAKSSISSSSGSVSIESEEGKIKATATEIKAATNITISAKEDVVIQDKVTVREEEHVRSNWFRRKETRRRIEEQHCSSVNSGGSLTVLSRDSNVTTIGTNYSVSGDMMLKAAGYVLCEDRILSQSEEVQSSGLSLSVENGLSFGQKSERMMQQRLAGCTMKVGGNLSVSAKNFDVKNAMGMDVGNMLIDAEHVNFEGAELNNSYSSKEWSVGFGIQSPCTLNVTVGNACSKQKQVVNQGITVRGRTHFTKAQNVNLTACNLETGAITGNIENLRVISKQSEIEAFENTTSVGFAIGPRFPIPEKFGYSQSSEVGKFVEKASGIHCSGPIKEQDFKVGSLNLKGSSFTADADIGNFAKKIISEKVSSYRSQSSVGFSLGVNKTGMDVGLSTSKKSMAMEHQGTIASSSGIVSEEIKRSVNTDYSRHARITHMHKSAFGLNLKLAKDGVGAGVQVNDKGAGVFASKEKIGGHAQCGEKGFALSGGKSGVSGSFQNGENSIGLGLSKEHLEINVKSEDTAIGTSLGKGGISGSVQHKNFAMGGSLSKNSKSIQMSAGDLKTGFSREKNSKTGEKTTSANIQAKDFKLVGSTSKNSKSLDFAAGDVKTGFKQEKNRDTGKKNTFASVQVKDLKLAGSTSKNSKSLNFAAGDVKTGFKREKNRDTGEKTTSANVQVADLTLAGSTSKNSKSLDFAAGDVKTGFKQEKNRDTGEKTTSANVQVGDVTLAGSTSKNSKSLDFAAGDVKTGFKQEKNRDTGEKTTSANVQVADLTLAGSTSKNSKSLDFAASDVKTGFKQEKNRDTGEKTTSANVQVADVTLAGSTSKNSKSLDFAAGDVKTGFKQEKNRDTGEKTTSANVQVADLTLAGSRSKNSKSLDFAAGDVETGFKQEKNRDTGEKTTSANVQVADVTLAGSTSKNSKSLDFAAGDVKTGFKQEKNRDTGEKTTSANVQVADVTLAGSTSKNSKSLDFAAGDVKTGFKQEKNRDTGEKTTSANVQVADLTLAGSRSKNSKSLDFAAGDVKTGFKQEKNRDTGEKTTSANVQVADLTLAGSTSKNSKSLDFAAGDVKTGFTQEKNRDTGEKTTSANVQVADVTLAGSTSKNSKSLDFAAGDVKTGFKQEKNKDTGEKTTSANVQVADLTLAGSTSKNSKSLDFAAGDVKTGFKQEKNRDTGEKTTSANVQVADLTLAGSTSKNSKSLDFAAGDVKTGFTQDKNRDTGEKTTSANVQVADVTLAGSTSKNSKSLDFAAGDVKTGFKQEKNRDTGEKTTSANVQVADVTLAGSTSKNSKSLDFAAGDVKTAFRQEKNRDTGEKTTSANVQVADVTLAGSTSKNSKSLDFAAGDVKTGFKQEKNRDTGEKTTSANVQVANVTLAGSTSKNSKSLDFAAGDVKTGFKQEKNRDTGEKTTSANVQVADLTLAGSTSKNSKSLDFAASDVKTGFKQEKNRDTGEKTTSANVQVADVTLAGSTSKNSKSLDFAAGDVKTGFKQEKNRDTGEKTTSANVQVADLTLAGSRSKNSKSLDFAAGDVETGFKQEKNRDTGEKTTSANVQVADVTLAGSTSKNSKSLDFAAGDVKTGFKQEKNRDTGEKTTSANVQVADVTLAGSTSKNSKSLDFAAGDVKTGFKQEKNRDTGEKTTSANVQVADLTLAGSRSKNSKSLDFAAGDVKTGFKQEKNRDTGEKTTSANVQVADLTLAGSTSKNSKSLDFAAGDVKTGFTQEKNRDTGEKTTSANVQVADLTLAGSTSKNSKSLDFAAGDVKTGFKQEKNRDTGEKTTSANVQVADVTLAGSTSKNSKSLDFAAGDVKTGFKQEKNKVTGEKTTSANVQVADLTLAGSLQNSLSAIVVSSIVFIVLSSVAIVANSLILVAIWKGRSERTWFRIFLGGLALCDFCTGLLVQPFLGVGSLLFFVNPGASSNKKYSAVAIIGIVFLSASFFSAAVLLLVTLLSIERWMHMRRRLLVSHCRRNFLRLTREYISFLEASAAYHIAHINYFLSPSLNPALYVWRMNDIRNQVKNLFC